A part of Colletotrichum higginsianum IMI 349063 chromosome 11, whole genome shotgun sequence genomic DNA contains:
- a CDS encoding ankyrin repeat protein — protein sequence MEISIGRRREKFRNAGNRNMLNSLSWTPVMVDRPRHDCDILEHLEPPLRNAVLNNLVQCSHRLWVQLDSTLYRRDALNGLSVLWASARGDAAALRKAIRHGVPVDVQWPRKWRSPWKESSCLEKWRAFAHKVKGYTALQVAAVLGHTHLIEILVRAGADINAVTVCCWRCESGAETDTITDIAPRTARKTPLHLAICHRNWNTAEAIVRHGSSLVVDGPDGPEDVLEWADSDGANIRNWTALHDLSRHWTPGNEAGDFAEWLVAPGLIDINAPTDRGMTPLATACTAGQFKLAHRLLSLGANCNTSVPTRPTETLVHIALRACNDMGMQRLAVNTGDDEYSLYLVGRDEAFDMLPELVQRLVDKGVAVNATDATHQTALHVAATFGELGIVELLLRNGADPALQDIDGARPLDLEKSRSPLLTHGRWSRRPGCGPFPSSATGDNTGFVTTRDHSLLTATQAARVFGPDVLSPTDQAGRMFFELSEIHTPHTACKLRFQCWLVIDSQNPTLEHVPHIASTYWGGNPLLGISLSGLSAVFWAVKGRPRVILKLKTYDYHFKARRKHLVRVEFRMNHSRTQFLQFVLPFVLTIEEKSRVCLADQKHAIGDIVGGGRVDADHDVCDLLDSDREPGNFVLLEAHWDELDVMGLANQLDDDCRTLTKRLALPGMRFTSIKVVGRGFGCILRPFLGDLWHVVFDFEELQESDPVASRVPGDKRRIYLS from the exons ATGGAGATCTCAATTGGCCGGAGGCGAGAAAAGTTTAGAAACGCCGGTAATCGAAACATGTTGAACAGCTTGAGTTGGACCCCGGTTATGGTCGACCGACCGCGTCACGAC TGCGATATTCTTGAGCATCTCGAGCCGCCCCTGCGAAACGCTGTGCTCAACAACCTCGTCCAGTGCTCTCATAGGCTTTGGGTCCAGCTTGACAGCACCCTTTACCGGCGAGATGCTCTCAACGGCTTGTCCGTACTCTGGGCGTCAGCGCGAGGCGATGCCGCTGCTCTCCGAAAGGCCATCCGCCACGGCGTTCCCGTCGACGTGCAATGGCCACGGAAGTGGAGGAGTCCCTGGAAGGAATCCTCCTGCCTGGAAAAGTGGCGTGCTTTCGCGCATAAGGTCAAGGGTTACACGGCGCTGCAAGTCGCTGCTGTACTTGGCCACACCCATCTGATTGAGATACTTGTccgtgccggcgccgacatcaacgccgtcaccgtctgctgctggcgctgTGAATCCGGAGCGGAAACGGATACGATTACCGACATCGCGCCCAGAACAGCGAGAAAGACACCGCTCCACTTGGCTATTTGCCATCGCAATTGGAACACGGCCGAAGCTATCGTACGCCACGGATCCTCTCTTGTGGTGGACGGCCCCGATGGCCCAGAAGATGTACTCGAGTGGGCCGACTCCGACGGAGCCAACATCCGCAACTGGACGGCCCTACACGATCTGAGCCGCCACTGGACGCCCGGCAACGAAGCCGGCGACTTTGCCGAGTGGTTGGTGGCACCGGGTCTTATCGACATCAACGCGCCGACAGACCGAGGCATGACgcccttggcgacggcgtgcACTGCCGGCCAGTTCAAATTAGCCCACCGGCTGCTGTCTCTGGGGGCGAACTGCAACACCAGCGTGCCGACCCGGCCTACAGAGACCCTGGTCCACATCGCGCTTAGAGCCTGCAACGATATGGGCATGCAGCGGTTGGCGGTCAacaccggcgacgacgagtacTCGCTTTACCTTGTGGGACGAGACGAGGCGTTCGACATGCTGCCAGAGCTAGTCCAGCGGCTGGTGGACAAGGGTGTGGCCGTCAACGCGACAGACGCAACCCACCAGACGGCGCTTCATGTCGCCGCAACCTTTGGCGAGCTCGGCATCGTTGAGCTCCTGCTGAGAAACGGAGCGGACCCGGCGTTGCAGGATATCGACGGCGCTCGGCCCTTGGACTTGGAAAAAAGTCGGAGCCCACTTCTGACGCATGGCCGCTGGTCTAGACGTCCTGGCTGCGGGCCTTTTCCGTCCTCCGCCACCGGCGACAACACCGGATTTGTGACAACACGGGATCATTCACTGCTCACCGCGACTCAGGCGGCACGCGTGTTTGGCCCCGATGTCTTGTCGCCCACGGATCAGGCCGGCAGAATGTTCTTTGAGCTAAGCGAGATCCATACACCGCATACTGCGTGCAAACTGCGTTTCCAGTGCTGGTTGGTCATCGACAGCCAGAACCCGACTCTTGAGCATGTCCCCCACATCGCTTCGACCTACTGGGGCGGAAATCCCTTGCTCGGAATCTCCCTCAGTGGGCTATCCGCCGTGTTCTGGGCCGTCAAAGGAAGGCCCCGAGTCATTTTGAAGTTGAAGACGTACGACTACCACTTCAAGGCTCGGCGGAAGCACCTTGTGAGAGTGGAGTTTCGGATGAACCACAGCAGGACCCAGTTCTTGCAGTTTGTCCTCCCGTTTGTCCTCACCATAGAGGAAAAGTCTAG AGTTTGCCTTGCCGATCAGAAGCACGCGATTGGCGATATTGTTGGGGGTGGACGA GTTGACGCCGACCATGACGTTTGCGACCTTCTGGACAGCGATAGAGAACCTGGTAACTTCGTTCTGCTCGAGGCACATTGGGACGAACTGGACGTCATGGGCCTTGCCAACCAGCTTGACGATGACTGTAGGACACTGACGAAGAGGTTAGCTTTGCCCGGCATGCGATTCACGTCTATCAAGGTGGTGGGGCGGGGATTTGGTTGTATCCTACGTCCTTTCCTTGGCGACCTGTGGCACGTCGTCTTTGACTTTGAAGAACTCCAGGAGAGCGACCCAGTCGCAAGCCGCGTTCCAGGCGATAAGCGTAGAATTTATCTTTCGTAG
- a CDS encoding von Willebrand factor, which translates to MSGQSWPEVQNVLHAITPICTSHDDDGVDLYFLNHKSSNSDTVKTGKAASGYYSIRSAETVTNIFTTVSPRGGTPTGQRLHSILRPYLQLLERNKDGIDSVKPINIIVITDGAPSDDVESTVISAAKKLDTLDAPMHQVDSILKVVLGSVVRRLDRRPTSGENR; encoded by the exons ATGTCTGGTCAATCTTGGCCCGAGGTACAGAACGTTCTCCACGCCATCACTCCAATCTGCACATcccatgatgatgacggcgtcgacctgtACTTTCTAAACCACAAATCATCAAACAGCGACACCGTCAAGACAGGCAAGGCCGCCAGCGGATACTACAGCATCCGCAGCGCCGAGACGGTCACCAACATATTCACCACGGTCAGTCCCAGAGGCGGCACACCCACCGGTCAGCGCCTCCACTCCATCCTCCGGCCTTACCTGCAACTCCTCGAGCGGAATAAGGACGGCATTGATAGCGTCAAGCCGATCaacatcatcgtcatcaccgACGGCGCACCCTCGGATGATGTCGAGTCTACTGTCATCTCcgcggccaagaagctcgacacACTCGACGCCCCTATGCATCAGGTCG ACAGCATTCTCAAGGTGGTGCTCGGTTCGGTGGTCAGACGTCTCGACCGCCGTCCTACCAGTGGCGAAAATCGCTGA
- a CDS encoding von Willebrand factor, with product MLRKWISSSLKSRNPQSNMTLSNKPFDDLSTKQTNHPTESPPAYTATAPLSPAPTTWRRRVTRPEAHHQPHPKPAPSVPPPAGMTVSTVEDPYAFLSSFDTIFVIDDSG from the exons ATGCTCCGCAAGTGGATTTCGTCTTCCCTGAAGTCGAGGAACCCGCAGTCCAACATGACCCTAAGCAACAAACCTTTCGACGACCTTTCAACCAAGCAAACCAACC ATCCCACGGAATCTCCTCCCGCCTACACCGCGACGGCACCCCTCAGTCCGGCGCCAACTacttggcggcgccgagtgACTCGGCCAGAAGCCCATCACCAGCCCCATCCAAAGCCGGCCCCGTCAGTTCCGCCTCCGGCCGGTATGACGGTCTCCACGGTTGAGGATCCCTACGccttcttgtcctccttCGACACCATTTTCGTTATCGACGATTCGGGTTAG